Within Acidaminococcus timonensis, the genomic segment ACCTTGCCCAGCACAAAGGCAAAGAGCAGGCAGACCAGGCCCACATTGGTCTTGCGGAAAAAGCCGATGGCGATGGCCACCGCCAAGAGCAGCAGAGAAATGATACCCAGCTCCATAATCCTTCCTCCTTACCGAAATACCACAGTGCAGGGGCTTTCCGTCTTCACGGTCTTCCCGGTGAAGTGGAGCTGCCCGTTTTTGCCTTCCGGCGCAAAGAACTGCAGGGTGTCACTGTCCATATTGGCCACCAGCAGCTGTCCTTCCGGCGTCAGGGTCATGAACCGGGGCGTGTACCCTTCACAATTCGTCCACTGGGGATTCCCCAGCAGCCCCGTCTTCGGGTCGATTGTGTAGCTGACCACCGTTTCCTGGCCCCGGAAGGTCCCGGCATACCCTTCCCCTTCCGGCGGGATGCCCTCTTTGATCCGGTTGGACACATAGACCTGTTTCCCGTCCCGGCTCAGGACGATGGCACTGGCCATATTAGGTCCCACATACGTATCCTGCAGAGTGGGGACCACCTGTCTGGCGGTCAGCTGTCCTTTCTGATCGTCGAAATCGAACACCCGCAGGGTGCTGGCTTTTTCGTTCACCAGATACACGTGCCGATTATCCTTGCTGAACACCAGGTGGCGGGGTTCGTCGTATTTCCGGGCTTCCGCATAGGACGTGCGGGTCAGTTTGCCCGTGTTTTCGTCCAGGGCCAATACCCATACCCGGTCATAGCCGATGCCCCTTGCCTGGGTGGGGACCAGTAGCCATTTGCCCGTCCGGTCCAGCACGCAGGCATGGGCGTGGGAGATGCCGCCAGCCTTGGGGCCTTCGAAATGCTCCACGCTGACCGCTTCGCCCAGGCTCCCGTCGGCCCGGATGGGCAGGCTGGCCACCGCTCCGCCTTGGAGGCTGGCCACCAGCAGGAATTGATTATTA encodes:
- a CDS encoding lactonase family protein; the protein is MKKSSWLRLVLSTMLLCMAGTGVGMANQKIEKGTKKMTTAYVGCRTTAKRYAHGKGISRYTIDEKGNWKLEGITKTLDNPAWLVLDQTKKYLYTVHGDGHEVSVFRIKEDGDLEFLDTVDAQGKNPVYGVVTPNNQFLLVASLQGGAVASLPIRADGSLGEAVSVEHFEGPKAGGISHAHACVLDRTGKWLLVPTQARGIGYDRVWVLALDENTGKLTRTSYAEARKYDEPRHLVFSKDNRHVYLVNEKASTLRVFDFDDQKGQLTARQVVPTLQDTYVGPNMASAIVLSRDGKQVYVSNRIKEGIPPEGEGYAGTFRGQETVVSYTIDPKTGLLGNPQWTNCEGYTPRFMTLTPEGQLLVANMDSDTLQFFAPEGKNGQLHFTGKTVKTESPCTVVFR